AGCCGTCGCAAGGATGTGACTTGCAGAACAGCCAATCTGGCGAGACCCATGGCTTGCCACAGATACAAAGCATGGTAACTCCACAGAACGCAGGAATACCTATGCATGTGCTTCTGAGTCTGGCTGATATGCCACAGTCAGCACTCTGGTTCCAAAggcagggttttgaggatccaggACATTAAGCCTATAAAACCTTGTGAGGGTGTGGGGAGTGGCCCACACTGCTGCATCGCAAATGTCAGAAACAGATGCACCCTGAGACAATGCCCAAGAGGTAGCAAGTTGGCTTGCTCATAAGCAATCTTGACTGTCTCCATGATCCAATTGAACAGCCTCAGTTTTGACAGGGCTTGACCTTGGTTCTTAGCTCCAAAGCATATAAACAGTTGCTTGGATTGCCGCCAACTTTTAGTCCTGTGAATGTAATACGCTAATGCCCTAACCGGACAAAGCCTATGGAGCCGACACTCATCGTCTTCCTGGAGTGGAGGAGGGTGAAAGGCCTCTAATTCCACTGACTGATTGACATGGAAGGTCTATAGGCATTCAGCACAAAGGCCAGATTCGTGCAGAGCATGACCTTCGTCCTAGCGGAGGTGATGGCAAGTAAAAACAATACCTTCAGAGAAAGATATTTAAGCTCAGTAGAATGTAGATGTTCAAAGGGTGGTTTCATGAGTGCACGCAGCACCACATTTAACCACCACTGAGGAACTTTGTCCTTCAAAGGAGGCAGAAGCCGTGCCCCTTTCAGAAACACAGAGtctggggacacagagtcaattttaacATGACAAGCCGAGATTGCTGCCAAGTAAACCTTCAGAGTCAGGGGACTTGCCCTCATGAAAGAGGTCCTGCAAAAACTTCAGAATGACTGGCATGGAGCAAGTCATGGAATCAACCTGACGTGCCAAACACCAAATTTGGAACACGGCCCACTTGTATCCATACTGAGAGCGCGTTGAAGCAGCTCTCACATTCTGGGCCAGTACAGGGCCACTAAAAGCATCCTGGCATGTTTTCCAGGCACATCGGAAGCAATGCCACGGTGGAAAGGCATAAAGGAGAGTCCTTGGCCACTTGTGTGCAAGGGCGTCGACTCCCAGTGGACCCCTGCTCCCCAaaatggagaaccagaggggacaatgaGTGGATTCCAGGGAGGCAAAGAGGTTGACCTCTGCTCTCCTGAACCTGTCCCAAATCAGGCTCATCACCACTGGGTGGAGCCTCCACTCTGAGCCGCACGGAACTCCCCTTGTTAGGTCTGTGGTGTGGTTTTCTGCTCCTGGCAGATGTATCTCTCTCCGGGACAGCAGGTGCTCATGAGCCCACAACAAGATTTGTGGGCTACCCGATGGAGATGGGGCGAGCACAGGCCGCCCTGATGGTTGATGTAGGCCACCACGGTTGTGTTGTCTGTCCTGACCAACACGTGTCTCCCCTGCACCTCCTGGAAGAAGCTCTGCAAGGCCAGAagaactgcctgcagctccatgACTTTTATGTTTAGCCCCACCCAAGGGGGCTGCCACAACCTTGCGCTCCAGCCTGAGCCGGAGGTGTCTGTGGTGATCACCTCTTGCCTGGTTATACTGCCCAACACCACACCTAGACACAGGTAAGCTGGCTGTATCCACCACAAGAGGGTCTCCATACAGTGTCAGGACACTGACAGGCAGAGATGTGGTTGCAAGATGGGATGATTCATCCTGTGAGGTAGATGGCAGTCACCAGCTCCGTGTGTGCTGCTGCCTGCATTGGGGACTTGGCACATATGatccagtcgtccaggtaattgagcactctgatgaCTTGCAGCCTCAGAGGGTCCAGGATAGCCTCAGTCTACTTTGAAAAAGTCTGAGGGGCTAGAGAAGAACAACACATAACTTATAAGCGGTCCCTTGAAATGAGAACCGCAGATATTTCCTGTGGCCAGGTCTTATCGGGACATGGAAGTGGGTGTCTTTCAGTTCCAACAtagtgaaccagttgcccggtcTGGCTTCAGTAGCCTTTTTGGGCAGCAAGCAAACCAACTCTTTAGTGGATTCTTGCACCTTCTGTGAGCTCAGCAGCAGTTTGTCCACCGCTGGACCGAATGTATGGCCTGGTGTGACTGGGGCATCCAAAAGGGAGGCCTTGTCCCCATCAGGCACTTGTGCCTGGGAGAGCCAAAGGTCTGTCTGCAATTCACTGACAAGCTCTGCACACACATTGACTGGCAAGCCACCAGAATACTTGTGTAGTTACCCACCCGGGTAGCTAGAGCTTCTGCGGCATAGGCTTTTTTAACATCACCTCTGTGACCTTGCACTTTGTTAGGGCATAACACATCTTTGGAAAGGACCGCCAGATGTGGGCCCTGTACAAGGAAGGCAATGGTTGTTGCAACAGGAGGAAAGTGGCCAAGCCTCAACTCCTTGAAGTGAACCCGATATAACAGGTCAGCAGCCCTGGGGATTGCCGGGGTGGTGTCGGGGTGTCCCCAAGTTGATTGGACCTCATGCAGAACGTCCGGGTGGACAGGGAGCAGTACTGTGGTGGCTATTTTCAATAAAGCTATGAGTTCTGCAGAGAAGGGGAGTGGCGATAGTGTCCCgtcctcctccagctcctccagtTGAGGTTCCTCTAGCTCCTCAGCAGTTCCCAAAGCAGCGAGGGACATGGAGTCATCCTGCACCCACTCTTGTGCAGCAACAGACCAGGTGTGCCGCAGCCAATGCCTTCAACTTCTGGCTGTGGGCTGAGATGGCTTCCCACATGTGATCTATCTGGGTCTTAATGACCGGGTATCTTGGGAAATGGCATTGGCTAGTCTTCTTACGCTTCGGGGGGTGGGGTCGGGGTGAAGATGATGAGGCTGATGCAAAAGACCACAAGGGGCTTCTGCCATTGTGCTGTCGTTTTTTGACTGGTGCACGATCCGCCGATGGCAGTGCCGCACACCGCAGAGAGGGGGACATATCCCTCTGAGAGGAGGTCGAGGGATCAGGCTCTGCAAAGCGATTGTGCCTGCGCTCAACCAAATGCCTGGTGAGCACTGCAAGGCCTTACAAAAGCCCcaagacaccacacacacacaggtcgtGCAAGAATTGAACCAAGGCATCGTTGCAGCAAGACTATATAGTAATGCACACGGGTGGTAACACTGTATTGAAACACGGTACAGTGCGATACGGTATGGTATGCACAGTATGGTGCATGATGCTCAAccgacacaccacacacacagggtgCGGTACGGTGCACGGTGTGGCATGGTGCACGAAGGCACGACACAGTACGGTATAGTGTATGGTGCGGTATGGTGCATGGTGCACAACAGGGCATGGAGGCATGGCACAGTGCATGGTTGGTACTGGTAGGGCCTAATCAAACCGCGTGTGACCAAGGCAGCAACACAGGGATGCAGTGCAAGAACCTGAGAGCACCTGCTTAAAGCTCTTTCCCACTGACAAGCCTTCACAAAGTGATGCCGAAGCTGCAAAGCTCTCTAACTGTTGGGGTACAGCCCACAAGTTAGTCTGTGGAGCTTGAAGGCTAATCACAGTGCCAATCCAAGAGCGCTGGCTTACAAGCAGTAAGCTGTGCGCACAGCACCTGGAATAAAAAGGGGAGATATAACCGTTTCAAccacaaaaatgatttaaacatagTTTAAAGTTCCCAATATGCTTGTAAAAAACAAGGCTAATGAAACATCAGCCGGAGTTAAGGTAGAAAAGAGAGAGTGAATGATATTAATAATAGTGTGTCACTGGTCTGCAGAGTACAGGAGCAGGCAAGCCCGTCACTGCCGCTGGCCAGGGGGCCGCAAGAAAACAGACTCCCAGTAAAACAcaattcaattatttaaacaattttttactCAGCGGTTTGTCCCAAGGGGAAAAagcaagcagaaataaaataagacaagCTGATCTGACTGCTTCTGGTCGCAGATAGCAAATTTTCCCTCTCTCGAACGCTGGGTCACTCTATGTAGCTGAAAAGGCTGAAATAGAAAATGGCACTGAGCTCCACCCTGCATGCTGTTTTGTCCCTTGTAGGGGCGGAGACAGGCGAGCTGATGTCACAGGCATAAGATGCAGCTTTGGTAGAAATGTTCGGTTGAATAGGGTGAAAGGAAACCAAGTTGACTTAAACCTTTGTACCACCATTTTTTCCACATTGCTTTTTGTCATCCATCTGCGCAGAGCTGTCATCACAAAAGAGCTTCTTTCTTCTGGCAGGATTGAAAAGTGCTGGTTTAAGGCAGAATGTAAATTTTATATTATTGAAAAGGCTGGCTTAAATTAAAGCCCACATGATCTCCCATGTTATTATCATTAAAGAGCTTTGGGTTTCCTAATTCAAATTTCTGATTCTACTTATGAATGGGCTGCAACATTTATGCTTTCAAGTGCAGAGCCCTGCAACAGGTgcgttttttatttgaaataagcCCCTTTTTTCATTCTTCTATCTAGGATGTAGAGGATAAAGCAATTATACCAGCAGTGTCATTCTGTGCCTCATGATTAAATTCAAGTGGATGTGATAAATACaatcagtttatttaaaacaaaagctaaTACTGGAACCACTTACTCGTACTGAAAAAGATATTCTCAGTTCACTGGTAGTGCTGCCAAGCGGTAAGTTGTTTGAAAAAGCAAGTATTCTAGAACTGTAAAATTGTAATGTTAAAGTAATCCTTTCTGTGGCATGCGTCACTCTCTCAGAATAATGTTTAGAAACAGCCAATCCTGTTTATTGACAACCAACAACTGCTATAAATTTCCACTTTTAGTCAGTGTTTATTTCCAGTTGATTTAACATTGGCAATGTTGGTATATGGGGATTCATCACAGGTCACTCTGTGAAGATGGTCATCTGTTCAAGTTTGGCTGTACTTGTAATTATGAGGTACTCTGTTCTACAGCAGAGTATGTCTCAACTGCAGTGCAttaagacactgaaaaagacttctagtctgTTTGTACCAGTTTTTCTGCACTTTCTCTCCAGCTGTTTTACCTAGAGGGCCTTCCACAGGGTGATGCTAAGTGGCAGTTGTCTTTTTCAGGCTCCTGCTTCTGGGTGGCAGTCCTGGAGGGCAAGGTTGTTGGCATTGTGGGGGCCCAGGGCAACGAGGAGGACAACACGGTGGAGCTGCGCCGTATGTCTGTGGACTTGCGCTACCGTGGCAAAGGTATTGCCAAGGCCCTGGGCCGTAAAGTGCTGGAGTTCGCCATGCTCAACAACTACTCTGCCATCGTTCTGGGCACCACTGCAGTCAAGCTGGCTGCACACAAGCTGTACGAGTCCCTGGGCTTCCAACACATGGGTGTCACAGAAGAGTACACGCTGCCAGGGATGAGCCACTCCTTCTTGGAGAGAATGTTTTTCCAGCTTCGCTACCACCGCTACCGCCTGCAGCTGCGTGAAGAataattgtccttttttttttgtctcccccaatccaccccccccccccacccaaaccaAAATGACTTCTTGCTATTGATGATATGATGGTTGCGTTAGCTGATCAAATTCCCCACTCCCAACCCCCTACTCACTCATCTCTAAGTTGTATTGGGTTACACAGTACACAAAGGAGAATAGGATTGACCCACCCTTGCTGTAGGAAGTTGGTGCCACTGGTTCCAGCAGCACTTTGGCCCTCCTCGTGATGTATGATAACTCGATACTTCAGCATGACTGATTGGGTGCTGCTTATTCGCCTGTCCCTTTGTTTACTCCATACACAAATACCCATATACTTAAGCACACCAACTAGTATTGAGAACCTGGTAAATACAGCAGAGTGCATTTCTGTGTCCACTCTCTCTCACAACAACAAAATAGATTcatacagaaaaatatattttttaaaatccttgTTTATTAATGTCAGTTGataaactttttgtatttttttgaattattaatattatttacattttttttcttttaaaacaccatGTGGCAAATGTTCAGTCTGCTCTCATGCATGGGAGCCAACGTGTTTGCTCACACGTAGCACTGCCATCAAGGCACTGATTTATTTGCACTTTCTTTTGGATGTGTCGTCTTCTGCCAAACTACcgaaaatataaatacatataaaaataaaaataaaaacttggtgCATCCAAAAAAGTACCCCTTTGAATTCTCTCCATTTTTACAAGCCAACATGGGAGAGACAATAAACCTCTGAGCCCTTTTTGTCACATATTGTAGAAgtataaacttttaaaatgtttgattttcttGCCTTGTCTCTCATGCGCATTAATCTGCAACCCTGGGCCAGACCTCTGCATGTGCATTGGAGTCTGTACTCTGCTGCTGTTTTTAGTTATTTGCTTGTGCTGAGAATGATGTCATTGGAGCAGGCAGGTGGTCTCAGTTTCCATGGTGACACATTTACACACTAATGTGCATAGCTTGCCTGAAAAGCCAAAAATAGAGACAGAGAAGTCATCGATTTTCAGGATGAATAGAGCTTAATTTGTTAGCTGTCtgttaagacaaaaataaataatatcagtGAATGTGTAAAATGTCCTGGCTGCAGCCTTTGcttgaaaaacaacaaactgctttAATGACATCCCACCTTTTAAATGTAGAATGCAAAAGCAATGCAATGCGAAATTGGCATGTGTACCGTGCCTGCCTTTTTATAAAGAACGACGAGGAGGAGGAAGAACAAATAAGCTTTTTTTATCCtaaaatataaatctgtgtgtTATGTGCTCAAAGGAATAACTGCTTTGCATGAA
The sequence above is a segment of the Polyodon spathula isolate WHYD16114869_AA chromosome 2, ASM1765450v1, whole genome shotgun sequence genome. Coding sequences within it:
- the LOC121330806 gene encoding N-acetylaspartate synthetase-like isoform X2, with product MHCLSPKMVCETKIVADEHSIPGSEKDSIIVSASQMWTSSSSSPNSLEENLKKDTVSIREFELTDHEDVRRIFYDGIMERIPNTAFRGLKQQTKTQIIYTFITSSCFWVAVLEGKVVGIVGAQGNEEDNTVELRRMSVDLRYRGKGIAKALGRKVLEFAMLNNYSAIVLGTTAVKLAAHKLYESLGFQHMGVTEEYTLPGMSHSFLERMFFQLRYHRYRLQLREE